Sequence from the Rhodococcus jostii RHA1 genome:
GAGCGGCCGAGCAGCAGGAAGCGGTATCCGTCGTCGCGGCTCATCGTCGAATCGGCCAGACCCGCGAACATCGCCGCACGTTCCTCCACGTACCGGAAGAACTCGTGCGGCCCGAGACGCTTGGACGCCCGTTCCCGTTCGGCGAGGCCGTTGTACGTGGTGTTGAGGCACTCCCACATCTCGCTCGACGTGACCTCCCGGGCGCCCCGGGCGTTCTCGCGGGCGCTGGCGAGCGAGTCGATGATCGAGCCCACCTGGTTGCGGCTGAACGCCACCAGTTCCGTCACCGACCGGACGTCGAGCTGCGTGTCGGGCGCTTCGATGCCGAGCACCCGCAGCAGCAACCGGGACGTGCGGTCGGGGTCCACCGAGGCGTCGTCGAGCAACTGGTGCACGGCGACGTCGAGAATGCGGGCCATGTCGTCTGCCCGCTCGACGTACCGGCCGATCCAGTACAGCGATTCCGCGTTTCTCGCCAGCATCAGCGACCACCTCCCTGGCCCTGTTGTTGCTGCTGCTGCTGTTGTTGCTGCTGTTGTAGTTGAGTCGTGCTGAGTTCGGGCCCCTGCTCGGCCTCGGCGGACTGTGCCGGCTCGGTCACGAGCTCCTCACCGGCGAGTTCCCGCTCCTCGTCGGAGCTCCGGCTCGCGAGCACCCACGTGTCCTTGCTGCCGCCGCCCTGGCTGGAGTTCACGACGAGGGACCCCTCGGGCAGGGCCACCCGGGTGAGCCCGCCCGGCAGCACCCACACGTCGTCACCGTCGTTGACCGCGAAGGGCCGCAGATCGACGTGCCGGGGCACCAGTTCGTCCCCGACCTTGGTTGGCACCGTGGACAGCTGGACGACGGGCTGCGCGATCCACCCGCGCGGGTCGGCCTTGATCTTCCGGGCAATCGTGTTCAGTTCCTTGGGTGACGCGTCGGGTCCGAAGACGATGCCGTAACCGCCGGACCCCTCCACCGGTTTGATCACCAGTTCGTCGACTCGGTCCAGGACCTCCTCGCACTCCTCGTCGAGCCAGCACCGGAACGTGTCGACGTTCGCGAGCAACGGCTTCTCGCCGAGGTAGTAGTCGATGATCTGCGGGACGTACGTGTAGACGAGTTTGTCGTCGCCGACCCCGTTCCCGACGGCACTCGAGATGACGACGTTGCCCGCCCGGGCCGCGTTCAGGACGCCGGCCACCCCGAGCACGGAGTCCGGCCGGAAGTGCATGGGGTCGAGGTAGTCGTCGTCGATACGGCGGTAGATGACGTCGACCTGGCGTTCGCCCTCGGTCGTGCGCATGTAGACCATGTTGTCGCGGCAGAACAGGTCGCGGCCCTCGACCAGTTCGACACCCATCTGGCGCGCGAGCAGCGAATGCTCGAAGTACGCCGAGTTCGCGACACCGGGTGTCAGCACCACGACGGTCGGGTCGGCCTCGTTGAGGGCGGCGGATGCGCGCAGCGCCCGCAGGAGATGGGAGGCGTAGTCGCCCACGGACCGCACGCGGTGCGACATGAACAGGTCGGGGAACACCCGCGCCATCGTGCGGCGGTTCTCCATGACGTAGGACACCCCCGACGGCGAACGCAGGTTGTCCTCGAGTACGCGGAACACCCCGTTCTCGTCGCGGACGAGGTCGATGCCGGCGACGTGGATCCGCACCCCGTTCGGCGGGACGATCCCCGACGCCTCCCGGTGGAAGTGCTCGCACGAGGTGACCAACCGCTTCGGCAGCACGTGGTCACGCAGGATGCGCTGCTCCCCGTACACGTCGTCGAGGAACATCTCGAGCGCCTGCACGCGCTGCTTGATGCCCTTCTCGAGACGCGTCCACTCGGCAGCCGCGATCACCCGGGGGACCAGATCGAGCGGGAAGGGCCGCTCCTGACCGGACAGCGAGAACGTCACGCCCTGGTCGATGAACGCCCTGCCCAGAGCGTCGGATCGGGCGGCGAGGTCGGCTCGGTCCGCGGGCTCGAGCGCCTTGAAGACGCCTTTGTACGGCGGGCGGACGGTGCCGTCGCGGTCGAACATCTCGTCGAACGCCAGCCCGTAACGCCCGACGTCGGTGTACCCGTCGAACACGTGGGCGGGTTCCGCGGGCTTGCGCGGCCGGGCGGTCACCCGCGTCCGCGGCTGGGTTCCCGATGCCTTCGCACCCGCCTGCGTGCTTCCCCCCGATTTCCGGACGGGGGCTTTCGAGATTGCCGACGATTTCGTTACTGTTGACGACTTCGATGCTGGGGGCGTCATCCCAGACATGCTGCTACATGTACACCCGTTCAGCAGCACAGCCGCAGGATTTCCCGGCGCGTCCGGCGCCGGTTTGAGATCGGACACCGATCACTGGTAATCTCGCCTGTCGGTGCATATGTGTGCGCCCAGAGCTTTCTCGACCGTAACCAGCTTAAGACGACAGGATTTTACGCGTGGCCAACATCAAGTCCCAGGTGAAGCGGATCCGTACCAACGAGGCGGCCCGACTCCGTAACCAGTCGGTGAAGTCCTCGCTGCGCACGGCGATCCGCTCGTTCCGCGAGGCTGCGGCGGCCGGTGACAAGGACAAGGCCAACGAGCTCCTCGTCGCCACCAGCCGCAAGCTCGACAAGGCAGCCAGCAAGGGCGTCATTCACGCCAACCAGGCTGCAAACAAGAAGTCTGCTCTCGCGCAGGCCATCAACAAGATCTGACGGTTCTTCCGTCGTAGGCTCTCCAACAGCCGCTCGATCCTCGGATCGAGCGGCTGTTGTCGTGTCTCCGTCAGACCTGGCGTAGCCGGGAGACGCGTCCGACGGCACTCTCGACGGCGTAGTCCGCGTCGGCCGCCGCACCCTTGACGTCGGCGTTCAGGGACGCCACGATGCGCAGCGCCTCCCCCACCGATGTGGGTGTCCATCCCTTCGCGAGGGCTTGCGCCTTCTTGATCTTCCAGGGTGGCATGCCGAGTTCCGACGCCATCCGGAACGGGTCTCCCCGTCCCGCCGGGGCCACCCGGGCGATCGAGTGCACCGCATCGGCCAGCGCGTCGGCCAGCAGCACGTGGGGTACGCCCCGCAGCATCGCCCAGCGCAGCGCCTCGATCGCGCCCGCGGTGTCGCCGGCGACGGCCTTGTCCGCGACGTCGAAACCACTGACCTCGGCCTTGCCCGAGTAGTACCGCTGAACGGCGGCGACATCGATTTTTCCGCCGGTGTCTGCGGTGAGCTGCGAGCACGCAGCGGCCAGTTCGCGCAGATTCGAACCGACCCCCTCGAACACGCTCTGCACCACTTCCGGCGACACCCGGACCCCGAGGGTGCGGAACTCGCCGCGGATGAACCCGATGAGGTCGCCGGACTTCAGTTTGGCGCACGGGTGCACCACGGCTCCGAGTTTCTCCAGCGCCCCGGTCATCGCTTTCGCACGTCCGCCGCCCGAGTGCAGGACGACGAGGACGACACCCGGAGGCGGGTCGCCGGCTGCGTCCAGGATCAGTGCCACGGCGTCCTTGCCTGCCTCGGCCGCGGCCTCGAGCACCACCACGCGGTCTTCGGCGAACAGGGAGGGGCTGAGCAGTTCGGCGAGTTCGGCCGCCCCCGCATCGCCCGCCCTCAACCGGTTGACGGGAAGATCCGCGCCCGCGGCCACATCCGCGTTCGCGCGGACGTGGCTGATGACCTGCGCCACCGCACGTTCGACGAGGAACTCCTCGTCACCGAGGACGAGATGGAGCTGTTCGAGCTGAGTTGGAGTGCTCACGCGAAGATCGTGCCACGTGTGGCGGACACGGTCGCCGACACCCCGGAACCGGGACCGAGCAGGCCGAACCGGGCGATCGCCACGCAGCGGTCGCGTCGGCGGTGGACACTCGATCATATGACCGCGGAAACCGAGGTGGACGGCGTCACCCGCGAGGACTACGCGCACATGATCGACCTCGACGACGATCGCACGGCAGGGCAACGGTACGAGCTGAGTTTCCGGTACACCTGCCGCGACGGGCTGATCCCCCGATGGTCGGTGCAACTGGTCGCCCGCTGTTCGGCCTCCGGACATGCCGAGACGCTGTTCGCGGGTGGTCGATCCGTCCTCGAACCCGCAGCGCCCTCGCGCGGCGACGTCGCGCCGGCCGGGTCCGACGACGACTTCGACACAGCGTGCGACTTCTACGAACAGCGGTGGCGGGCCCTGCTCGACCCGGCGGGCGGCAGCCCGCGAGGTGACACCGAGCAGCGTCACCTGTCCGACGCGCTCACCCTGTACGGGCATACGTGGCGCAGCGGGGCGGGCCGTGCGATCGCCGACCGGCTCGCATCGTTCGCGAATGTCACCGTGCTCGCCCTGGGCACCGACCCCGCGTTCCACGTCATGCGCCGTACCGCCGCCCATTACCCCGACCCGGTCGTCCTCGCCGTCTACCAGCCCGCCGGGCAGCGCATCGACCTCAGCCTCGTCGACACCCCGACGGTGGAGGCGTTGATCGACGACCCCGGCCCTCTGCGCACCGGACCGGACACCAGCGCAGGCGCCCTGCTCACGGGTGTCGGATCCGCCGGCCTGCTGCATCCCGGCTACATCGGCTCCACCACCGCCGGCGTCACCGATTTGACTCCGCCACCCCCGGTCAGCTGACCACTTCGCGCGTCAGGAGGTCGACCACCGCCGCCAGCGTGCCCACCCGCGTGAACTCGGCCCGTTGCCGCTCGGCGCCCGTTCCCTCGCGCAACACGGTGTCGAGCCCCGACTCGAGGAACGCCCGATCACTCGGGCCGAGCCCCGGGGCCACGCAGTCGTTCAGCAGCTCCAGTTGCCGGCGGATCGGCAGGACCCGATCCGCGGCCGGGCTCGTGCATTCCCCGTCGAGTCCGTCACGGGCCGCGCGCCACAACTGCGCCCGCAGCAGCTCCGCGCGCAGCCACGGCACGGTGAGGCCGTCGTCCAGCGATTGGAGCGCCCACCCGACGAGACCCTTCACGACCACCGCGTAGAGTGCCGCGTGCGCCGCGGTCATGGCGACGTCCGCGATCCGGACCTCGATGGTCGGCTGCTTGTCGGCGAGCCGGACGTGCCAGTAGATCATTCCCCGGTCCATGGCGGCACCGGTTCCGATCATCGCGCCGACCGTCGCCTCGTACTCGTCCGCGGAGTCGAAGTGCGGCGGCGGTCCCGCCGACGGCCACCGCGACCACATGATGTGCCGCCAACTGTGATAGGCCGTGTCGTGCCCACTGTGGAACGGCGAGTTCGCGGCGAGCGCGAGGAGTACGGGTAGCCAACTGCGAACCAGGTTGCTCACCCGCACACCGACGTCGCGGCTCGGGATCCCCACGTGCACGTGACAACCGCACGTGGTCACCGTGTCCACGATCGACCCGAAGTGGCGGGCCATCTCCTCGTACCGCGGGCTCGGGGTGATCGCCGGGGGCAATCCCTCGACGACCAGGGACGTCCCGCTGGGCAGCAGCAGCAGATCGCGGCCCGCGGCGGCCTTCGCCAGCCGGCGTCGTAGGCTGCGCAGCTCCTCGTGCAGTTCCTCCCCGGTGTGGCACACGCCCGTCGCCGTCTCGATCTGACATCGGGCGAGTTCACGCTGAAGCCCGTGAATGTCGTGGCCGGCCTCCGTGACCACGTCGGGTCCCGCGGCGGAGAGGTGACCGGACTCGTCGACGAGGAAGAACTCCTCTTCCACCCCCACACTGAGGTCGCGACCCGATTCCGTTGCTGCAGGGCTCATTCAGGAGGTATCCCCCGTTCCGCGGATACCAAACCGGGGCACCGCCGCTCAGGTGAACCCGATGACTTCCTCACCCCACGCCCGGCGGAGCTCCCGATCCGGATCGGCGACGACCGCGTCGGACTTGCCGATCAGCAGGGTCGTGCGATCCGCCTCGTCGTACCGCGGCCAGCCGACCTCGGCTCCCGTTCCGTCCGGGGTGCCGTCGGTGGCAAACGACAGCCACCGTCGCTGGATCCGCTCCGACACGTGCCCGGCGGTTCGGTGCCCGCCGAGCTTGAATGTGGGGTCGTGCGGGACGACGCCGAAGTTCCCGAAGACGTACGGCACCTCGGTGCCGTGGGTGGCGCCGATCCGCGCGGCGCGCAGGAACGGTGTCGCGTAGTCGAAGCGGTACAGCCAGGTCGGGGCGACGCGGCTGTGCGCCTCCGCGATCCACAGCGTCGGCATCCGGAACGCGGCGTCCCGCGAGATCTCCATGGCCGAGCTTTTCTTCGGGTAGTCGGGATACGCGGCCGCCACCTCCTGTTCCTCGTCCGCCGGGAGGTCGGGATGGTCGGCGGCGATCGCCACGAACATCTGATGCACGGCGTCCGGGGTGATCGGCATCAGGGGCGACTTCATGAGCCGGAACATCGACGCCTCGTCCTTGTTCGTCCCGATCAGCAGCGGGATTCGGTGTGCGAGGCCCTTGCGGAATGCCGCCACGGGGTAGTGCGGGACCACGTCGCCGTCGACGGTCGGGGCCACCGCCAGGGTGCCGGGGACCCGCGCGGGCACCTGCTGGACGAGTTCGATGCAGGCCTTCGTCAGCACGTCGACGGGCAGGTCGCGGAGACGGCCCGCGTCGGCGGGCGCGATGTCGAGCAGCTCGAGGAACGACTCGGCGATGCTCGCGGCGCGGTCACTGCCGTACACGGACGTCGCGGGGGAACTCTCGGCGATCGCGCGATGGAACAGTCCCTCCGCAGGCGGGGACGTCATCAGCGTGGTGACCGCGCCGCCACCGGCGGATTCCCCGAACAGGGTCACGTCGCCCGGGTCGCCGCCGAATGCCGCGATGTTGTCACGAACCCAGGTCAGTGCTGCGATCTGATCGCGCAGGCCCAGGTTCGTGTCGAACGGATGCTCCCCGGTCGAGAACGAGGAGAAGTCGAGGAAGCCCAGCGCACCGAGCCGGTAGTTGAACGTGACCACCACGACGTCGCCGCGTTCGACCAGACGGGTCGGATCGAACATGCGTTGTCCGGACGAACCGAGGTAATACGCCCCGCCGTGGATCCACACCATCACCGGCCGCGGTCGCTCGGTGTCCGTCGCGGGGGCGGAGACGTTCACGGTGAGGCAGTCCTCGTCGATGGTCAGACCGGGATCGATGGGCAGCGGGCCGTGCTCGTTCTGCGGCGCGATCGGACCGAACCGGGAGCAGTCGCGCACGCCGGTGAACGGTTCGGGCGCGCGCGGGGCGCGGAGCCGCCACTCGCCGACCGGCGGCGCGGCGTAGGGAATGCCTTTCCATGACCGAACGCCGTCGAGGCGGACGCCCCGCAGCGTTCCCTGGCCGATGGTCACATGTGGGTCCTCGGTGCGCGAAACCATGACGTCATCTTCGCCCGGCACGACTGCCGCCGGAGTCCGATCGGGAATTCCTCCGGCCCGGACCTGCGGCGACCGCCCTCTCTGGCAGACTGAATCGGTGAACCGGGCACATGCCCGCACGCTGGAGGAACCGATGCGAGACACAGTGCCCGAGACGACGCAGGCTGTCGGCCGGTCGGCCGCGACGTTCGCGACCCTCGCCGATCTTCTCTACGCAGGCCAGGATTTCGGGCACGTCCACCAAGCCATCTGCGACGCCGCACCGCTACTCGTCGAGGGTTGTGACCACGCGAGCCTGATGCTCCGGGAGGGATCCCGCTATGTGACGGCCGCGGCGAGCGACGACGTGGCCTTCCGTGTCGACGAGTTCGAGCGCATCGAGAACGAGGGACCGTGCGTCGATGCCATCGTCAGTGACACCCCCCAGTTCGAGACGGACCTCGCCACCTCGTCGCAGTGGCCGCGGCTATCGGCGCGGGTGCTGGCCCGCACACCGGTGCGCGGTGCCGCCGGATTCCGGCTCGTCATCCTCGGGCGCAAGGTCGGCGCCCTCAATCTGTTCTCCGACACGGCGGGAGCGCTGAACACCACGTCCGTCGATCAGGGCATCATGCTCGCATCGTTCGCGGCGGTGGCGCTGGCGGCCGTCCACGAGCACGCCGAGGCCGAGACACTGCGGGCAGGCCTGGCCAGCAATCGTGAAATCGGGAAGGCGGTGGGACTGCTGATGGCGTTCCACAACATTCCCGAGACTCAGGCGTTGGACATTCTCCGCACCACCTCGCAGGACATGAATCTCAAACTGGCGACGGTGGCGCAGGAAATCGTCGCTCACCATCACCGGAAGGTGACCTGACCGCCGTCAGTCCGCCTCCGGTGCATCGGGGTTACCCGCAATGCCGAGCATGGACAGGAGCATGCGGCAGTCTTCGGCGTCGAGCGACTGGGCAGCAACGACCCGCTGCGCTCGCCACACCTGCCCGGCGTCGAGCTCGTCGTCCACATCGAGATCTGTCTGCTCCGATTCCGACATTCGCCCTCCAATGCGGGTGCGTTCCAAGACCGTTCACCTCAGGCATCTGCCACCGGATGGTAGTCGGTGTTTCGGTGTCGCATACGCACATCGGGAATCGAAGTCGAAACGATACTGAACCCGTTCCGCCCCGGTCGCGCCGAGCGTGCTGAGCGGCGCACTCCGGAGACGAAAGTTACAGCGGCACAGCCGATGTCAAGAAGCCCTCAGCGCCCGCAACGGCTCACTCAACTCGTTAGCGAAGAACTCGAAGAAGCCGTCGACGTCCGGCCCCGCGTTGATCAGCGCCAGATGATCGAATCGGGCATCGACGAAAGTGCCCGCCACCTCGAGGTGCCGCCGGACATCCGGCCCGCAGGCCATGGCGTCGCGGACGTCCTCGGTACGGATCGACGACGCGGCTGCCTCGAAGTTGATCGGATTGGGCAGTTCCGCTTGAACCTTCCATCCGGTCAAGCCGAACCGGAACAACCGGTGTGCCGACTCGACCGCGGATTCCTCGCCACGAGCCCACGCGAGGGGCACCTCCCCGTATCTGGGCCCCGACCCACCGGCCCCGGCATAGGCCTTCACCAGGTCCGGATCCGCTTCGGTGGCGAACAGTCCGTCGCCGAGTTCCGCCGCGATCCCGACGGCCTCCGTGCCGCCCGCCGCGACGGCGATCGTGGGCGGCACCTCGGGGAGATCGAAGACGCGGGCGTCGTCGAGGGTGAGGTGTTTGCCCTCGTACGAGTGGTAACCGCCCGACCACAGCAGGCGGATGATGTCGATCGCCTCACGGAGCATCTGGTGCCGGATGGTCACCGACGGCCAACCGCCACCGACGACATGTTCGTTCAGCCGTTCCCCCGAACCGAGTCCCAGGGTGAACCGGCCCTCGCTGAGGACGGCGGTCGTGGCCGCGGCCTGCGCGATGATCGCGGGGTGATATCGGACGAACGGGCAGGTGACGCCGGTCGCCAGACCGATCCGGTCGGTCCGTGCCGCCGCGGCCGCCAGCATCGACCACACGAATCCCGAATGACCGTGGCTGTAGAGCCAGGGGTGATAGTGATCGCTCACCTCGACGAAGTCGAAGCCGGCCCGTTCGGCCTCCACCGCCTGCCGCACGATCTCCCGCGGATCGAACGTCTCGGCCATCAGCTTGAACCCCACCTGCATGTCGTCGTCCCTTTCCTCGAGTTCCGCGAAGGTTTCCCAGATTCGGGGGCGCTCACACAAGGCGACCCAGCGACGACGGCCAGACCGGCGCCCACAGCACCAGCACACCGATCGCGATTCCCGCCAGCACCAGCCGGGGTCCGCGTCTGCGCAGCGCCACGCCGAGCGCCGCGACGGCACCGATCACGATCGCCGCACCTGCGGGCCCGGAGGGCACCGGAATCGAGGCTCCGGGAATCCGCGCTCCCCGCTCTGCGACGGTGACGAGCCACCACAGCGGCCACTGGGTCACGCGCACCACCACTTCCGCGACGGGAAGGCTGACCCCCGCGATCAGCGCGGTGATCGCTCCGGCCACGGTGATCACACCGACCACGGGGGCGACCAGGATGTTCGCGCAGACGGACACCAGGCTCACCGTCCCGGCCATCGCGGCCACGATCGGAGCGGTGACGGCGAAGGCGGCGACGGACACCGCCACCGTCTCGGCCACCGCCCGCGGCCAGCCGCGGCCCACCAGCACGTCGACCCAGACCGGCGCGATCACGATCAATCCTGCGGTGGCGGTCGCCGAGAGAACGAAGCCGAAGTCCACCGCCAACTCCGGAGACCACGCCAGCAAGGCGATGACCCCGGCCGCGAGCGCGGGCATCGCCTGTTTCCGTCGTCCGGTCACGAGCGCCAGCAGAGCGATCGAGCCCATCGCCGCGGCGCGCAGCACGCTCGGTGACGGTCGCGCGATCACCACGAACGCGATCAGAGCCGCGGCGGCCAGCGCCGCACCCGCGCGGGGACCGAGCCCCACCCCTCGGACCAGGAGCAGCACCGCTCCCAGCAGAATGCTCACGTTCGCCCCGGACACCGCCGTGAGATGCGTCAGTCCGGTCGCGGTGAAGTCGTCCTTCACCTCCCGGGGCAGCGCCGAGGTGTCGCCGACCACCAGCCCCGGCAGCAGTCCTGCCTCGTCGGCAGGCAGGACGGCGGCGGCAGCGGCGAACCGCGCACGCAGGGCGCCGGCCCACCGCTGATGCGGGGGCGCGGGACCGACGTCTGCGGGCGGTCCGGACACCCGGACCGTGGCCAGGCTCAGGTCCCGGTGCCGCGGAGGGCTCGCCTGCCCGCGCAGGACCACGTCCTGGCCCGGCAGCAGTCCGAGCCAGCCTTCCGCCGGGGCGAGGACGACCACCGCACCGCCCGAGTGGATCGTCTCGGTGGCCCGGCGGATCTCGGCGACGTTCGCGTTCACGAGGACGTGTCGTCCGAAGCCGGCGATCTCCCGGGGATCGTCGACGAGGGTGACGACGAGCGTCACCCACGTCTCGTTCCGGGCGAGTTCGGTCATCGGGTGCCGCTCCACGGCCTGAACCCGCCAGGCCACCCCGGCAGCGCAGCATGCGCCGAACAGCAGGACCGCCAACGTCGCGGCCGTCCACCGGCCCGGTCCCCGCAGGAGGGATCCCGCGGCGAGGAAAATCGCCGCTCCCGACAGGGTCGCCACGAGGACCAACGCCGCCCGGGAGCCTCCGAGGATACCGATCAGCGTTGCCGCCCAGCACATCCCGGCGAACGGAAGTAGCCGCAGGTCGAGGAGACGTGGTTCGTCGCCGAGCATCACAGGGTGACCTGGCCGCGCAGTTTCTCCAGCCGCACCGGCCCTATCCCGTCCACCTCCCCCAGTTGCGAGATGTCGGTGAAGGTGCCGTTGGTCGTGCGCCACGCGACGATCGCCGCCGCCGTGACGGGCCCGACACCGGGAAGTGCGTCGAGTTCCGTCTCGGTCGCCGTGTTGAGGTTCACGAGCCCTCCGCCCGTGACGGCCGCTGCGCCTGCGGTCCCCGGCGATGCCGCGGAGGCGCCGCCCACCGCACTCGGTGGCGCCTGGGTGGTCGCGGCTCCCACGAGCACCTGGTCGCCGTCCGAAAGTCGTTGAGCCAGATTCAATCCGAGAGTGTCACCGCCGTCGCGCACTCCCCCGGCAGCAGCCAGGGCGTCCGCGACCCGGGAGCCCGGCGGTAGCCGGACGAGACCGGTCGACGCCACCAGTCCCACGACGCTGACGACGATCTCCTCCGCCGGGGCGGGCGCCGCCGCCGCCGCGGCGGGAGCAGTCGTCACCGGTGCCGGAGTCAGGGAATGCACTCCGGCGGCGGGTAACGACGGAACGGCCTGTGTCTCCGGCCGATCGCTGCGCACTCCCAGCACAGTGGCCGTGGCGACGACGATTCCCACCACGATGAGCACCAGCGCCCCGGAACGCCCGGGATCGAATCGTGCGTCCCGCCATCGGTCCGGCAACGAGAATCCACCCCGGCGGCGTTCGGCGGACCACGTCGTGTCGCCGTCGAGGACGGTCCCGACCGGCTCGGCCAGCCACTCCGGCTCCGACGGTGTGTCGGGCGGCGCCGCATCGCGTTCCCCCGACGTCAGGAACGCGAGCCGCGTCCGGCCCCTCGAACGTTCTTCCCTGATGCCCATGGACGCGACGGTAGAGTGCGCCGCCCACGGAATCGCCGCGACGACCAGGCTTTTCGCATCGGCCTGTGGATCAGCGCGACGTTGTGGATGAATCGCGGTCTTCGTGGTGCAGTGTGGGTTCCGGGCACAGCACGATGCCGATGGCGCCCACCCCGACGTGGGCACCGATCACCGAGCTGAAATCGGTGACGACGAGATCACTGACCTGCGGAATCCGGTCCTTCAGGTGCTGTGCCACCGCCTCGGCGCGCTGCCGGGCGTGCATGTGATGCACAGCGACGGCCGTCCTGTCCAGACCTGCCAGCTCCACCGCGGCGTCGACCATCCTGGCCATCGCCTTGGTCGAGGTGCGCGT
This genomic interval carries:
- a CDS encoding circularly permuted type 2 ATP-grasp protein — encoded protein: MTARPRKPAEPAHVFDGYTDVGRYGLAFDEMFDRDGTVRPPYKGVFKALEPADRADLAARSDALGRAFIDQGVTFSLSGQERPFPLDLVPRVIAAAEWTRLEKGIKQRVQALEMFLDDVYGEQRILRDHVLPKRLVTSCEHFHREASGIVPPNGVRIHVAGIDLVRDENGVFRVLEDNLRSPSGVSYVMENRRTMARVFPDLFMSHRVRSVGDYASHLLRALRASAALNEADPTVVVLTPGVANSAYFEHSLLARQMGVELVEGRDLFCRDNMVYMRTTEGERQVDVIYRRIDDDYLDPMHFRPDSVLGVAGVLNAARAGNVVISSAVGNGVGDDKLVYTYVPQIIDYYLGEKPLLANVDTFRCWLDEECEEVLDRVDELVIKPVEGSGGYGIVFGPDASPKELNTIARKIKADPRGWIAQPVVQLSTVPTKVGDELVPRHVDLRPFAVNDGDDVWVLPGGLTRVALPEGSLVVNSSQGGGSKDTWVLASRSSDEERELAGEELVTEPAQSAEAEQGPELSTTQLQQQQQQQQQQQQGQGGGR
- the rpsT gene encoding 30S ribosomal protein S20, with amino-acid sequence MANIKSQVKRIRTNEAARLRNQSVKSSLRTAIRSFREAAAAGDKDKANELLVATSRKLDKAASKGVIHANQAANKKSALAQAINKI
- a CDS encoding carboxylesterase/lipase family protein, with product MVSRTEDPHVTIGQGTLRGVRLDGVRSWKGIPYAAPPVGEWRLRAPRAPEPFTGVRDCSRFGPIAPQNEHGPLPIDPGLTIDEDCLTVNVSAPATDTERPRPVMVWIHGGAYYLGSSGQRMFDPTRLVERGDVVVVTFNYRLGALGFLDFSSFSTGEHPFDTNLGLRDQIAALTWVRDNIAAFGGDPGDVTLFGESAGGGAVTTLMTSPPAEGLFHRAIAESSPATSVYGSDRAASIAESFLELLDIAPADAGRLRDLPVDVLTKACIELVQQVPARVPGTLAVAPTVDGDVVPHYPVAAFRKGLAHRIPLLIGTNKDEASMFRLMKSPLMPITPDAVHQMFVAIAADHPDLPADEEQEVAAAYPDYPKKSSAMEISRDAAFRMPTLWIAEAHSRVAPTWLYRFDYATPFLRAARIGATHGTEVPYVFGNFGVVPHDPTFKLGGHRTAGHVSERIQRRWLSFATDGTPDGTGAEVGWPRYDEADRTTLLIGKSDAVVADPDRELRRAWGEEVIGFT
- a CDS encoding LLM class F420-dependent oxidoreductase, with protein sequence MQVGFKLMAETFDPREIVRQAVEAERAGFDFVEVSDHYHPWLYSHGHSGFVWSMLAAAAARTDRIGLATGVTCPFVRYHPAIIAQAAATTAVLSEGRFTLGLGSGERLNEHVVGGGWPSVTIRHQMLREAIDIIRLLWSGGYHSYEGKHLTLDDARVFDLPEVPPTIAVAAGGTEAVGIAAELGDGLFATEADPDLVKAYAGAGGSGPRYGEVPLAWARGEESAVESAHRLFRFGLTGWKVQAELPNPINFEAAASSIRTEDVRDAMACGPDVRRHLEVAGTFVDARFDHLALINAGPDVDGFFEFFANELSEPLRALRAS
- a CDS encoding ComEC/Rec2 family competence protein, which produces MLGDEPRLLDLRLLPFAGMCWAATLIGILGGSRAALVLVATLSGAAIFLAAGSLLRGPGRWTAATLAVLLFGACCAAGVAWRVQAVERHPMTELARNETWVTLVVTLVDDPREIAGFGRHVLVNANVAEIRRATETIHSGGAVVVLAPAEGWLGLLPGQDVVLRGQASPPRHRDLSLATVRVSGPPADVGPAPPHQRWAGALRARFAAAAAVLPADEAGLLPGLVVGDTSALPREVKDDFTATGLTHLTAVSGANVSILLGAVLLLVRGVGLGPRAGAALAAAALIAFVVIARPSPSVLRAAAMGSIALLALVTGRRKQAMPALAAGVIALLAWSPELAVDFGFVLSATATAGLIVIAPVWVDVLVGRGWPRAVAETVAVSVAAFAVTAPIVAAMAGTVSLVSVCANILVAPVVGVITVAGAITALIAGVSLPVAEVVVRVTQWPLWWLVTVAERGARIPGASIPVPSGPAGAAIVIGAVAALGVALRRRGPRLVLAGIAIGVLVLWAPVWPSSLGRLV
- a CDS encoding GAF and ANTAR domain-containing protein, whose translation is MRDTVPETTQAVGRSAATFATLADLLYAGQDFGHVHQAICDAAPLLVEGCDHASLMLREGSRYVTAAASDDVAFRVDEFERIENEGPCVDAIVSDTPQFETDLATSSQWPRLSARVLARTPVRGAAGFRLVILGRKVGALNLFSDTAGALNTTSVDQGIMLASFAAVALAAVHEHAEAETLRAGLASNREIGKAVGLLMAFHNIPETQALDILRTTSQDMNLKLATVAQEIVAHHHRKVT
- a CDS encoding carboxylate-amine ligase; translated protein: MSPAATESGRDLSVGVEEEFFLVDESGHLSAAGPDVVTEAGHDIHGLQRELARCQIETATGVCHTGEELHEELRSLRRRLAKAAAGRDLLLLPSGTSLVVEGLPPAITPSPRYEEMARHFGSIVDTVTTCGCHVHVGIPSRDVGVRVSNLVRSWLPVLLALAANSPFHSGHDTAYHSWRHIMWSRWPSAGPPPHFDSADEYEATVGAMIGTGAAMDRGMIYWHVRLADKQPTIEVRIADVAMTAAHAALYAVVVKGLVGWALQSLDDGLTVPWLRAELLRAQLWRAARDGLDGECTSPAADRVLPIRRQLELLNDCVAPGLGPSDRAFLESGLDTVLREGTGAERQRAEFTRVGTLAAVVDLLTREVVS
- the holA gene encoding DNA polymerase III subunit delta, with the translated sequence MSTPTQLEQLHLVLGDEEFLVERAVAQVISHVRANADVAAGADLPVNRLRAGDAGAAELAELLSPSLFAEDRVVVLEAAAEAGKDAVALILDAAGDPPPGVVLVVLHSGGGRAKAMTGALEKLGAVVHPCAKLKSGDLIGFIRGEFRTLGVRVSPEVVQSVFEGVGSNLRELAAACSQLTADTGGKIDVAAVQRYYSGKAEVSGFDVADKAVAGDTAGAIEALRWAMLRGVPHVLLADALADAVHSIARVAPAGRGDPFRMASELGMPPWKIKKAQALAKGWTPTSVGEALRIVASLNADVKGAAADADYAVESAVGRVSRLRQV